From a single Brassica rapa cultivar Chiifu-401-42 chromosome A01, CAAS_Brap_v3.01, whole genome shotgun sequence genomic region:
- the LOC103856548 gene encoding uncharacterized protein LOC103856548 isoform X2, translating into MKQGSMNRSCLCSILITTSLICGVYFIGNAYIHQQFKVKLLRWEITDKMHNITDKMHNVTHKMQKTTTSGTCKNLNKPMGTESLPQGIIAKTSNLETQHLWNYDDNEKGNPNHRGMSLLAMAVGIKQKELVNKLIQKFPPRDFVVMLFHYDGVVDDWKQYPWNEHAIHVSVMNQTKWWFAKRFLHPDIVTEYEYIFLWDEDLGVSHFNPKRYLSIVKEEGLHISQPALDTTTSEVHHPITARRKNLKFHRRMYKNKGSGRCDDHSTNPPCIGWVEMMAPVFSREAWRCSWYMIQNDLIHAWGLDMQLGYCAQGDRKKNVGVVDAEYIVHYGLPTLGVVDATSSSSQNETNRKSPISEESTESHEVDNRPEVRMKSFLEMKRFKERWKKAVNDDICWVDPY; encoded by the exons ATGAAACAG GGTTCGATGAACAGATCATGTCTCTGTAGTATCTTAATCACTACTTCTCTCATATGTGGTGTTTACTTCATTGGCAATGCTTACATCCATCAACAATTTAAAGTG AAATTGCTAAGATGGGAAATAACTGATAAGATGCATAACATTACTGATAAGATGCATAATGTCACACATAAGATGCAGAAGACAACAACATCTGGTACATGCAAg AATCTCAATAAGCCAATGGGAACTGAATCATTACCGCAAGGAATTATCGCCAAAACATCAAACCTGGAAACTCAACATCTATGGAACTACGATGACAATGAAAAG GGGAATCCGAACCACCGTGGAATGAGTTTGTTAGCTATGGCTGTTGGAATCAAGCAGAAGGAGCTAGTCAACAAACTCATCCAAAAG TTTCCTCCTCGAGATTTTGTGGTCATGCTATTTCATTACGATGGTGTTGTCGACGATTGGAAGCAGTATCCATGGAATGAGCATGCTATTCACGTTTCCGTGATGAACCAAACAAAATG GTGGTTTGCTAAGAGATTCTTGCATCCTGATATAGTTACAGAGTATGAGTATATATTTCTCTGGGACGAAGATCTTGGTGTATCTCATTTCAATCCTAAACG atACTTATCTATTGTCAAAGAAGAAGGTCTTCACATATCGCAACCAGCTCTCGACACTACAACCTCAGAGGTTCATCATCCTATCACCGCTCGTCGCAAGAACTTAAAATTTCATAGGAGGATGTATAAAAACAAAGGCAGTGGAAGATGTGATGACCATAGTACCAATCCTCCCTGCATAGG GTGGGTAGAAATGATGGCACCTGTTTTCTCTAGAGAAGCATGGAGATGTTCTTGGTATATGATTCAG AATGATTTGATCCATGCTTGGGGCTTGGATATGCAGCTTGGTTACTGTGCTCAA GGTGATCGGAAGAAAAACGTAGGTGTAGTTGATGCAGAGTACATAGTTCATTATGGTCTTCCAACTCTTGGTGTGGTTGACGCCACTTCAAGCTCTTCTCAGAATGAGACGAACCGGAAATCACCG ATTTCAGAGGAATCAACAGAGTCTCATGAAGTGGATAATAGACCAGAAGTGAGGATGAAATCGTTTTTAGAGATGAAGAGATTCAAGGAACGTTGGAAGAAAGCTGTGAATGATGATATATGTTGGGTTGATCCGTATTGA
- the LOC103856548 gene encoding uncharacterized protein LOC103856548 isoform X1, with protein sequence MKQGSMNRSCLCSILITTSLICGVYFIGNAYIHQQFKVKLLRWEITDKMHNITDKMHNVTHKMQKTTTSGTCKNLNKPMGTESLPQGIIAKTSNLETQHLWNYDDNEKGNPNHRGMSLLAMAVGIKQKELVNKLIQKFPPRDFVVMLFHYDGVVDDWKQYPWNEHAIHVSVMNQTKWWFAKRFLHPDIVTEYEYIFLWDEDLGVSHFNPKRYLSIVKEEGLHISQPALDTTTSEVHHPITARRKNLKFHRRMYKNKGSGRCDDHSTNPPCIGWVEMMAPVFSREAWRCSWYMIQNDLIHAWGLDMQLGYCAQGDRKKNVGVVDAEYIVHYGLPTLGVVDATSSSSQNETNRKSPGKISEESTESHEVDNRPEVRMKSFLEMKRFKERWKKAVNDDICWVDPY encoded by the exons ATGAAACAG GGTTCGATGAACAGATCATGTCTCTGTAGTATCTTAATCACTACTTCTCTCATATGTGGTGTTTACTTCATTGGCAATGCTTACATCCATCAACAATTTAAAGTG AAATTGCTAAGATGGGAAATAACTGATAAGATGCATAACATTACTGATAAGATGCATAATGTCACACATAAGATGCAGAAGACAACAACATCTGGTACATGCAAg AATCTCAATAAGCCAATGGGAACTGAATCATTACCGCAAGGAATTATCGCCAAAACATCAAACCTGGAAACTCAACATCTATGGAACTACGATGACAATGAAAAG GGGAATCCGAACCACCGTGGAATGAGTTTGTTAGCTATGGCTGTTGGAATCAAGCAGAAGGAGCTAGTCAACAAACTCATCCAAAAG TTTCCTCCTCGAGATTTTGTGGTCATGCTATTTCATTACGATGGTGTTGTCGACGATTGGAAGCAGTATCCATGGAATGAGCATGCTATTCACGTTTCCGTGATGAACCAAACAAAATG GTGGTTTGCTAAGAGATTCTTGCATCCTGATATAGTTACAGAGTATGAGTATATATTTCTCTGGGACGAAGATCTTGGTGTATCTCATTTCAATCCTAAACG atACTTATCTATTGTCAAAGAAGAAGGTCTTCACATATCGCAACCAGCTCTCGACACTACAACCTCAGAGGTTCATCATCCTATCACCGCTCGTCGCAAGAACTTAAAATTTCATAGGAGGATGTATAAAAACAAAGGCAGTGGAAGATGTGATGACCATAGTACCAATCCTCCCTGCATAGG GTGGGTAGAAATGATGGCACCTGTTTTCTCTAGAGAAGCATGGAGATGTTCTTGGTATATGATTCAG AATGATTTGATCCATGCTTGGGGCTTGGATATGCAGCTTGGTTACTGTGCTCAA GGTGATCGGAAGAAAAACGTAGGTGTAGTTGATGCAGAGTACATAGTTCATTATGGTCTTCCAACTCTTGGTGTGGTTGACGCCACTTCAAGCTCTTCTCAGAATGAGACGAACCGGAAATCACCG GGGAAGATTTCAGAGGAATCAACAGAGTCTCATGAAGTGGATAATAGACCAGAAGTGAGGATGAAATCGTTTTTAGAGATGAAGAGATTCAAGGAACGTTGGAAGAAAGCTGTGAATGATGATATATGTTGGGTTGATCCGTATTGA
- the LOC103856548 gene encoding uncharacterized protein LOC103856548 isoform X3 yields MSHIRCRRQQHLNLNKPMGTESLPQGIIAKTSNLETQHLWNYDDNEKGNPNHRGMSLLAMAVGIKQKELVNKLIQKFPPRDFVVMLFHYDGVVDDWKQYPWNEHAIHVSVMNQTKWWFAKRFLHPDIVTEYEYIFLWDEDLGVSHFNPKRYLSIVKEEGLHISQPALDTTTSEVHHPITARRKNLKFHRRMYKNKGSGRCDDHSTNPPCIGWVEMMAPVFSREAWRCSWYMIQNDLIHAWGLDMQLGYCAQGDRKKNVGVVDAEYIVHYGLPTLGVVDATSSSSQNETNRKSPGKISEESTESHEVDNRPEVRMKSFLEMKRFKERWKKAVNDDICWVDPY; encoded by the exons ATGTCACACATAAGATGCAGAAGACAACAACATCTG AATCTCAATAAGCCAATGGGAACTGAATCATTACCGCAAGGAATTATCGCCAAAACATCAAACCTGGAAACTCAACATCTATGGAACTACGATGACAATGAAAAG GGGAATCCGAACCACCGTGGAATGAGTTTGTTAGCTATGGCTGTTGGAATCAAGCAGAAGGAGCTAGTCAACAAACTCATCCAAAAG TTTCCTCCTCGAGATTTTGTGGTCATGCTATTTCATTACGATGGTGTTGTCGACGATTGGAAGCAGTATCCATGGAATGAGCATGCTATTCACGTTTCCGTGATGAACCAAACAAAATG GTGGTTTGCTAAGAGATTCTTGCATCCTGATATAGTTACAGAGTATGAGTATATATTTCTCTGGGACGAAGATCTTGGTGTATCTCATTTCAATCCTAAACG atACTTATCTATTGTCAAAGAAGAAGGTCTTCACATATCGCAACCAGCTCTCGACACTACAACCTCAGAGGTTCATCATCCTATCACCGCTCGTCGCAAGAACTTAAAATTTCATAGGAGGATGTATAAAAACAAAGGCAGTGGAAGATGTGATGACCATAGTACCAATCCTCCCTGCATAGG GTGGGTAGAAATGATGGCACCTGTTTTCTCTAGAGAAGCATGGAGATGTTCTTGGTATATGATTCAG AATGATTTGATCCATGCTTGGGGCTTGGATATGCAGCTTGGTTACTGTGCTCAA GGTGATCGGAAGAAAAACGTAGGTGTAGTTGATGCAGAGTACATAGTTCATTATGGTCTTCCAACTCTTGGTGTGGTTGACGCCACTTCAAGCTCTTCTCAGAATGAGACGAACCGGAAATCACCG GGGAAGATTTCAGAGGAATCAACAGAGTCTCATGAAGTGGATAATAGACCAGAAGTGAGGATGAAATCGTTTTTAGAGATGAAGAGATTCAAGGAACGTTGGAAGAAAGCTGTGAATGATGATATATGTTGGGTTGATCCGTATTGA
- the LOC103856573 gene encoding adenylate-forming reductase 03009 produces the protein MVNAPIVRFYSCRGVASEINPHANPFAIFTNDQNRNANAEREKSSSRFQLIRNASKVSPSSFQHSMSRTSSHFCDLDLDNEEEEEEDDNIYYIEEGGTKEGDEQHSDKPQQPPILKKRASRLSIILLDQGLFTVYKRLFVTSLFLNVIALVLAATGRFTYARNRAALFSLANILVLTLCRSEAFLRLVFYLTVKILGHSFVPLRIKTAVTSLLQSLGGIHSGCGVSSIAWLIYALVLTLKDRDNASTAIIAVASAILSLLCLTSLAAFPLVRHLHHNVFERVHRFSGWAALGLVWAFIVLTISYDPKSRSYTDDLGSKLIKTQEFWFTLAITVAVVLPWLSVRRVPVDVSSLSGHASLIKFRGGVKSGILGRISPSPLSEWHAFGIISDGKTSHMMLAGAVGDFTKSLVSKPPTHLWVRTVHFAGLPYLVNLYDKVLLVATGSGICVFLSFLMQQSKAEVYLIWVAKGLDDNFGSEIVNRIKDYPHQDRIIVHDTAILGRPNVSEMSVKASKKFEAQVVIVTSNPEGSRDVVNACKASGVPAFGPIWDS, from the exons atggtAAACGCACCGATCGTTAGATTTTATAGCTGTCGAGGAGTCGCGTCTGAGATAAACCCTCATGCAAACCCTTTTGCTATCTTCACAAATGATCAAAACCGCAACGCAAACGCTGAACGTGAGAAATCAAGCAGCAGGTTTCAACTCATAAGAAACGCCTCAAAAGTTTCCCCTTCATCTTTTCAACACTCCATGAGCCGAACCAGCAGTCACTTCTGCGACTTGGACCTTgacaacgaagaagaagaagaggaagacgaCAATATTTACTACATAGAAGAAGGTGGAACCAAGGAAGGAGACGAACAACACAGTGACAAACCGCAGCAACCGCCTATTCTAAAGAAACGCGCCTCGAGACTATCAATCATACTTCTTGATCAAGGATTATTCACCGTTTACAAACGTCTCTTCGTCACTTCACTGTTTCTAAACGTTATAGCTCTCGTTCTCGCCGCTACGGGACGTTTCACTTACGCTAGAAACAGAGCAGCTCTGTTTTCACTCGCCAACATTCTTGTCCTAACTCTCTGCAGAAGCGAAGCCTTCTTGAGACTCGTTTTCTACCTAACCGTAAAGATCCTCGGACACTCCTTTGTCCCTCTCCGCATCAAAACCGCGGTCACGTCGCTCTTACAAAGCCTAGGCGGTATCCACAGCGGCTGCGGCGTTTCCTCAATCGCTTGGCTCATTTACGCGTTGGTTCTCACTCTTAAAGACAGGGACAACGCTTCAACAGCGATCATAGCGGTTGCGTCTGCGATTCTGTCTCTCCTCTGCCTCACTTCCTTGGCCGCGTTTCCACTTGTTCGTCATTTACACCACAACGTCTTCGAACGCGTCCACAGATTCTCCGGCTGGGCCGCTTTGGGCCTTGTTTGGGCTTTTATAGTCCTAACGATCTCTTACGATCCAAAATCAAGATCTTACACCGATGATCTCGGCTCGAAGCTGATCAAAACGCAAGAGTTTTGGTTCACGCTAGCGATCACAGTCGCGGTTGTGCTCCCTTGGTTGAGTGTGAGACGCGTTCCGGTCGATGTGTCATCTCTATCAGGCCATGCGTCGCTGATCAAGTTCAGAGGAGGCGTGAAGTCAGGGATCTTAGGTCGGATAAGTCCATCGCCGTTGTCGGAATGGCACGCTTTTGGGATTATCTCTGATGGTAAGACATCGCACATGATGTTAGCTGGTGCTGTCGGAGACTTCACCAAGTCTTTAGTCTCAAAACCTCCGACACACTTATGGGTCCGAACGGTCCACTTTGCTGGCTTACCCTATCTCGTTAACTTGTATGACAAG GTATTACTTGTGGCCACAGGTTCGGGGATTTGTGTATTTTTATCGTTTCTCATGCAGCAGAGTAAGGCCGAGGTATACCTAATATGGGTGGCTAAAGGGTTAGATGATAATTTTGGATCGGAGATTGTGAACAGGATTAAAGATTATCCTCACCAAGATAGGATCATAGTTCATGATACTGCGATTCTAGGACGACCTAATGTGTCAGAAATGAGCGTGAAAGCATCCAAGAAGTTTGAAGCTCAGGTTGTGATTGTTACCAGCAATCCTGAAGGAAGTCGTGACGTTGTTAATGCTTGTAAGGCTTCTGGTGTTCCTGCTTTTGGTCCCATTTGGGATTCTTAG